One genomic region from Streptomyces sp. NBC_01304 encodes:
- a CDS encoding SpoIIE family protein phosphatase, with amino-acid sequence MRTDDGGILPPVGDVLASIATGLWRWDNATGLVTFDAEAARLLGLPAEPTILTEAGARAHFHPVDWNEIDGIVALAVAEGTVAEARLRVMDGQNRVLRTVRSRSKPIMHGEEYELIGTMQEVADSPVGTAARTPVTGDWRRSREAFLLDAGRALAEARSTAEVLRVAAGLSMPGFSPDGLAVFGVAGDRLTIIGHHGHQPGDDGPFVDMPLNTDYPAADVVRSGRAVYLSSPSQYKERYPSTWPLASRFGRESWAFLPLSAGGRTMGAWMAAFAYPVSFTPDERSVLTTVARMLAQALSRAGVAESERELTEGLQRSMLPTLGPEIPGLSVAARYVPTGGGLQVGGDWYDMIPLPNGRIALVIGDVQGHDVRAAGLMGQLRIALRAYASEGHRPDAVLSRASRFLYGITDSITYGSTGGPDAGGTADPRFATCLYVEADPATGRLEIARAGHPDPVVRTSDGTVLIRPTAGGLPLGIDPDPDYPTTSITLEPGELMMLCTDGLIETGGHDMLTGFTRLRAILEEHAGDDLELLADALVQGVHGPSSHHSTGPLADRREDDIAVLLLCRPSPGCGCDTGVPVRPLIRRIMLTIAQAEPERIAECRQQLRDLLHDWADPEQVDSAVLMLSEMVTNVLVHTDGDALLIAEARGELGERRLRVEVADASDELPHKRKPGELASSGRGLVLMELLADAWGVDPRGEGKSIWFELYESMAL; translated from the coding sequence ATGCGCACAGACGACGGGGGAATCCTGCCCCCCGTGGGGGACGTCCTCGCCAGCATCGCCACAGGGCTTTGGCGCTGGGACAACGCCACCGGCCTGGTGACCTTCGACGCGGAGGCCGCCCGGCTGCTCGGCCTGCCCGCCGAGCCCACGATCCTGACCGAGGCGGGCGCCCGCGCGCACTTCCACCCGGTGGACTGGAACGAGATCGACGGCATCGTCGCCCTCGCCGTCGCCGAGGGCACCGTCGCCGAGGCCCGCCTTCGCGTCATGGACGGCCAGAACCGGGTCCTTCGTACGGTACGCAGCCGCTCCAAGCCGATCATGCACGGCGAGGAGTACGAGCTGATCGGGACCATGCAGGAGGTCGCCGACTCCCCCGTGGGCACCGCCGCCCGCACCCCCGTCACCGGCGACTGGCGCCGCTCCCGCGAGGCCTTCCTGCTCGACGCGGGGCGCGCGCTCGCCGAGGCCCGCTCCACCGCCGAGGTGCTCCGGGTCGCGGCGGGCCTGTCGATGCCGGGCTTCTCGCCGGACGGCCTCGCGGTCTTCGGCGTCGCGGGCGACCGGCTCACGATCATCGGGCACCACGGCCACCAGCCCGGCGACGACGGGCCCTTCGTCGACATGCCGCTCAACACGGACTACCCGGCGGCCGACGTGGTGCGCAGCGGCCGGGCCGTCTACCTCTCGTCCCCGTCCCAGTACAAGGAGCGCTACCCCTCCACCTGGCCGCTTGCCAGCCGCTTCGGCCGGGAGTCCTGGGCGTTCCTGCCGCTCAGCGCGGGCGGCCGCACGATGGGCGCGTGGATGGCGGCCTTCGCCTATCCGGTCTCCTTCACGCCGGACGAGCGCTCGGTCCTGACGACCGTGGCCCGGATGCTCGCGCAGGCCCTGTCCCGGGCGGGCGTCGCCGAGTCCGAGCGCGAGCTGACCGAGGGCCTGCAGCGCTCGATGCTGCCCACGCTCGGCCCCGAGATACCGGGCCTGTCGGTCGCCGCACGCTATGTGCCGACCGGCGGCGGACTCCAGGTCGGCGGCGACTGGTACGACATGATCCCGCTGCCCAACGGCCGCATCGCGCTCGTCATCGGCGACGTACAGGGACATGACGTACGGGCGGCCGGGCTGATGGGCCAGCTGCGGATCGCTCTTCGGGCGTACGCGTCCGAGGGTCATCGCCCCGACGCGGTCCTCTCCCGCGCCTCCCGCTTCCTCTACGGGATCACCGACTCGATCACCTACGGCTCCACCGGCGGCCCGGACGCCGGCGGCACCGCCGACCCGCGCTTCGCGACCTGTCTGTACGTCGAGGCCGACCCGGCGACCGGCCGTCTGGAGATCGCCCGCGCCGGCCACCCCGACCCGGTGGTGCGCACCAGCGACGGCACGGTCCTGATCCGGCCCACGGCGGGCGGACTCCCGCTCGGCATCGACCCGGACCCGGACTATCCGACGACGTCGATCACCCTCGAACCCGGCGAGCTGATGATGCTCTGCACCGACGGCCTCATCGAGACCGGCGGCCACGACATGCTCACCGGCTTCACCAGGCTGCGGGCCATCTTGGAGGAGCACGCCGGCGACGACCTCGAACTGCTCGCGGACGCCCTGGTCCAGGGCGTGCACGGCCCGTCCTCGCACCACTCCACCGGGCCGCTCGCCGACCGCCGCGAGGACGACATCGCGGTGCTGCTGCTCTGCCGTCCGAGCCCCGGCTGCGGCTGCGACACGGGCGTGCCGGTGCGGCCCCTGATCCGCCGCATCATGCTGACGATCGCGCAGGCCGAGCCCGAGCGCATCGCCGAGTGCCGCCAGCAGCTGCGCGACCTGCTGCACGACTGGGCGGACCCCGAGCAGGTCGACTCGGCGGTCCTGATGCTCTCCGAGATGGTCACCAACGTCCTTGTCCACACGGACGGCGACGCCCTCCTCATCGCCGAGGCCCGCGGCGAACTCGGCGAGCGCCGGCTGCGCGTCGAGGTCGCCGACGCGAGCGACGAGCTGCCGCACAAGCGCAAGCCGGGCGAACTCGCCTCTTCCGGGCGGGGGTTGGTGCTCATGGAGCTGCTCGCGGACGCGTGGGGGGTGGATCCGCGGGGCGAGGGGAAGTCGATCTGGTTCGAGCTGTACGAGTCGATGGCGTTGTAG
- a CDS encoding SseB family protein yields MYGYDQNAGAQQQYAPPGAPPQQSGGYGQQAPLYPEPSPPSLADAVRAFTTGSMSAEDFQQIFAGSKVYCPRGDNPGFLALHNTQQPVIPMFTTLKELRRYAGKESKYFVITGAEVIDLLPTGYGFVLDMEGEHRMVFDAKAVEQMVDFAMRRMYG; encoded by the coding sequence ATGTACGGCTACGACCAGAACGCGGGCGCCCAGCAGCAGTACGCGCCGCCGGGAGCCCCGCCGCAGCAGTCCGGCGGGTACGGGCAGCAGGCCCCGCTGTACCCCGAGCCGTCGCCGCCCTCGCTCGCCGACGCGGTACGGGCATTCACCACCGGGTCGATGTCGGCCGAGGACTTCCAGCAGATCTTCGCGGGCTCCAAGGTGTACTGCCCACGCGGCGACAACCCGGGCTTCCTCGCGCTGCACAACACCCAGCAGCCGGTCATCCCGATGTTCACGACGCTCAAGGAGCTGCGTCGGTACGCGGGCAAGGAGTCCAAGTACTTCGTCATCACCGGCGCCGAGGTCATCGACCTGCTGCCCACCGGGTACGGGTTCGTCCTCGACATGGAGGGCGAGCACCGGATGGTGTTCGACGCCAAGGCCGTGGAGCAGATGGTCGACTTCGCGATGCGCCGCATGTATGGCTGA
- a CDS encoding lectin-like domain-containing protein — protein MLARSRTAARGLLLGALTAAAFALPAPAAHAETLVDEDFSGASVDAAQWYSRAEGPADPDGWACLTAARGSAGPLKACPHRMSKDAVGKGALRLTNSERRQSGFALLDQAIPARSGISATFDQYQYGRTTPHSADGISFFLLDGKASPKDAGHFGGALGYSGIAGGYLGVGLDTYGNFSNSSQAKGKGGPGRTPNSISVRGSLATQNAYIQQYQLKRPLSVVGTDRTKARRTVKVELSTALVLAVSIDFHDGQGMKRVLGPLDLGKLKGQPKVPDMLKLGFAASTGASTNIHEISNVKVTTLDPDLYVTEEVRGEFRTGASGQLVLQVGNRKLAAPSRGMVTLTKTLPPGLTPKVLDAPGWACEVQGQKVICKRPDVINPGGLAPPVVLEVQAGPEVIGELPTDAVVRGGEEGGPDADLNPKDNTVQTPITVLNEVSLRIAEIANPEPYVPGEDLAFAIAVTNDGPGKADGALVTAQLPPALREFTWKCEAQEGGVCGTESGTGAIAQRVTLPPGGKVVFTQAGKVPSSSMGELVGTASVAPPASAVDGNCEPTCTDEARVTARPHTALSVTQGHQPAEYHAGDKLSLTVTVKNAGPSDAIGAKVRDTLPEWLKDFSWTCSAVSPSSCGDGRGVGDLDTTADVVAGGEVNYVFNGVVAPRVAGNEAVVQPPDNSVELTCRGSCSAPDTVAVGGSPAERR, from the coding sequence TTGCTGGCCCGGAGTCGCACCGCGGCCCGCGGCCTGCTGCTCGGCGCCCTCACCGCCGCGGCCTTCGCCCTGCCCGCCCCCGCCGCCCACGCGGAGACCCTCGTCGACGAGGACTTCAGCGGAGCCTCGGTCGACGCCGCGCAGTGGTACAGCCGGGCCGAAGGGCCGGCCGACCCGGACGGCTGGGCCTGTCTCACCGCGGCCCGCGGCTCGGCCGGCCCGCTCAAGGCCTGCCCGCACCGCATGTCCAAGGACGCCGTGGGCAAGGGCGCGCTGCGGCTCACCAACAGCGAGCGGCGGCAGAGCGGATTCGCACTGCTCGACCAGGCGATCCCGGCACGCTCGGGCATCTCGGCGACCTTCGACCAGTACCAGTACGGCCGTACGACGCCGCACAGCGCGGACGGCATCAGCTTCTTCCTCCTCGACGGCAAGGCCTCCCCGAAGGACGCCGGACACTTCGGCGGCGCCCTCGGGTACTCGGGGATCGCGGGCGGCTATCTGGGCGTGGGCCTGGACACGTACGGCAATTTCAGCAACTCCTCGCAGGCCAAGGGCAAGGGCGGCCCCGGCCGCACGCCCAACTCGATCTCCGTGCGCGGCTCGCTGGCCACACAGAACGCGTACATCCAGCAGTACCAGCTGAAGCGCCCGCTCTCCGTCGTCGGCACGGACCGCACGAAGGCCCGCCGGACCGTCAAGGTCGAGCTGTCCACGGCCCTCGTACTCGCCGTGTCCATCGACTTCCACGACGGCCAGGGCATGAAGCGCGTCCTCGGCCCGCTCGACCTGGGGAAGCTCAAGGGCCAGCCGAAGGTGCCGGACATGCTGAAGCTGGGCTTCGCGGCGTCCACCGGCGCCTCGACCAACATCCACGAGATCTCGAACGTCAAGGTCACGACGCTCGATCCGGATCTGTACGTCACCGAGGAGGTGCGCGGCGAGTTCCGCACCGGCGCCTCCGGCCAGCTGGTCCTCCAGGTCGGCAACCGCAAGCTTGCCGCCCCCAGCCGGGGCATGGTCACCCTGACCAAGACGCTGCCGCCGGGCCTCACCCCGAAGGTGCTCGACGCCCCGGGCTGGGCCTGCGAGGTGCAGGGCCAGAAGGTGATCTGCAAGCGGCCCGACGTGATCAACCCCGGCGGGCTCGCCCCGCCCGTCGTCCTCGAGGTGCAGGCCGGGCCCGAAGTGATCGGCGAGCTGCCCACGGACGCGGTGGTGCGCGGCGGCGAGGAGGGCGGCCCGGACGCCGACCTCAACCCGAAGGACAACACCGTGCAGACCCCGATCACGGTGCTCAACGAGGTCTCCCTGCGCATCGCGGAGATCGCGAACCCGGAGCCGTACGTACCGGGTGAGGATCTCGCGTTCGCCATCGCCGTCACCAACGACGGGCCCGGCAAGGCGGACGGCGCCCTGGTGACCGCCCAACTGCCGCCCGCGCTGCGGGAGTTCACCTGGAAGTGCGAGGCCCAGGAGGGCGGCGTCTGCGGTACGGAGTCCGGGACGGGCGCGATCGCCCAGCGGGTGACGCTGCCGCCCGGCGGCAAGGTGGTCTTCACCCAGGCGGGCAAGGTGCCGTCCTCCTCGATGGGCGAGCTCGTCGGGACGGCCTCGGTCGCCCCGCCCGCCAGCGCGGTCGACGGCAACTGCGAGCCGACCTGCACGGACGAGGCCCGGGTCACGGCCCGCCCGCACACCGCCCTGTCGGTGACGCAGGGGCACCAGCCGGCCGAGTATCACGCCGGGGACAAGCTCTCCCTCACCGTGACGGTGAAGAACGCCGGGCCCTCGGACGCGATCGGGGCCAAGGTCAGGGACACGCTGCCGGAGTGGCTGAAGGACTTCAGCTGGACCTGCTCGGCGGTCTCGCCCAGCTCCTGCGGGGACGGCCGGGGCGTCGGCGATCTGGACACCACCGCGGACGTGGTCGCGGGCGGCGAGGTCAATTACGTCTTCAACGGCGTGGTGGCCCCGCGCGTCGCGGGCAACGAGGCGGTCGTGCAGCCGCCGGACAACTCCGTGGAGCTGACCTGCCGCGGCAGCTGCTCGGCGCCGGACACCGTGGCGGTGGGCGGGTCGCCCGCAGAGCGCCGCTGA
- a CDS encoding pirin family protein: MPAVTVENPLTLPRVTAAADAVARPVLAVTTAPSGFEGEGFPVRRAFAGINYKYLDPFIMMDQMGEVEYAPGEPKGTPWHPHRGFETVTYLIDGTFIHQDSNGGGGTIQNGDTQWMTAGSGLLHIEAPPEDLVMSGGLFHGLQLWVNLPAKDKMMDPRYQDIRGGQVQLLASPDGGALLRVIAGELDGHEGPGITHTPITMIHATVRPGASVTLPWRSDFNGLAYVLAGRGTVGEERRPVHKGQTAVFGDGGSLTVRADEKQDGHTPDLEVVLLGGRPIREPMAHYGPFVMNTQDELKQAFEDFQKGRLGSVPAVHGM; encoded by the coding sequence ATGCCTGCAGTGACCGTCGAGAACCCGTTGACCCTGCCCCGCGTGACCGCGGCCGCGGATGCCGTCGCCCGCCCCGTGCTGGCCGTGACGACCGCGCCGAGCGGCTTCGAGGGCGAGGGATTTCCGGTGCGCCGCGCGTTCGCGGGCATCAACTACAAGTACCTCGACCCGTTCATCATGATGGATCAGATGGGCGAGGTGGAGTACGCGCCGGGAGAGCCCAAGGGCACCCCCTGGCACCCCCACCGCGGCTTCGAGACCGTCACGTACCTGATCGACGGAACGTTCATCCACCAGGACTCCAACGGCGGCGGCGGCACCATCCAGAACGGCGACACCCAGTGGATGACCGCCGGCTCGGGCCTGCTCCACATCGAGGCCCCGCCGGAGGACCTGGTCATGTCCGGCGGCCTCTTCCACGGCCTGCAGCTGTGGGTGAACCTGCCCGCCAAGGACAAGATGATGGACCCCCGCTACCAGGACATCCGCGGCGGCCAGGTCCAGCTCCTCGCGTCCCCCGACGGCGGCGCGCTGCTCCGGGTCATCGCGGGTGAGCTCGACGGCCACGAAGGCCCCGGCATCACCCACACCCCGATCACGATGATCCACGCGACGGTCCGCCCGGGCGCCTCCGTGACCCTGCCCTGGCGCTCCGACTTCAACGGTCTGGCGTACGTCCTCGCCGGTCGCGGCACCGTGGGCGAGGAGCGTCGCCCGGTCCACAAGGGCCAGACCGCGGTCTTCGGCGACGGCGGGTCGCTCACGGTCCGCGCGGACGAGAAGCAGGACGGGCACACCCCCGACCTGGAGGTCGTGCTCCTCGGCGGCCGCCCGATCCGGGAGCCGATGGCGCACTACGGGCCGTTCGTGATGAACACGCAGGACGAGCTCAAGCAGGCGTTCGAGGACTTCCAGAAGGGGCGGCTCGGGAGCGTCCCGGCGGTCCACGGCATGTGA